The following are encoded together in the Bacillota bacterium genome:
- a CDS encoding DUF1957 domain-containing protein — translation MENAKPLGYFAFVLHSHIPYVLAHGRSPHGMDWLSESAAETYIPLLNTCYRLIKEGISPQFTVGITPVLAEQLVQPAFAAEFEAWLKDKIAAAEVNRKEFLSEKKLGMAALAQYWHQFFTKTLTDFRERYRSDIIGAFRDLQDAGHIEILTSAATHGYLPLLGTDEAVQAQIKQGVQTYKRLFGRAPRGFWLPECAYRPRYRWNYPVDFEGKPSEPWLRKGVEEILAENGIEYFFIDSHLLKGGEAIGVYAERFKPLRELWEQFSVQYRAEDTEKSPYYVYLVNSSGEPKPPVAVFTRDPRTGVQVWSADSGYPGDEYYLEFHKKQPPGGLRYWRISRPKDDLGKKQPYELAKAFERIQEHAKHFVDLAHEVLSEHVQSTGNSGIITAMYDTELYGHWWFEGPEWLYWVRRGMETHPEIQPITCGKYLHLHPPQTVVQLPEGSWGEGGYHWVWLNEWTEWTWKRIYPAEREMVRLARQYGDNPKVQTILKQIARELLLLQSSDWQFLISTWSARDYAELRAQWHADRFQMLVNLLERVARGEEPTPEEWGALGEAEERDNIFPDIEPKWWAQLEFPPHE, via the coding sequence TTGGAAAACGCAAAACCACTTGGTTATTTTGCTTTTGTGCTGCATTCACATATTCCGTACGTGCTGGCACACGGGCGCAGTCCACACGGCATGGACTGGCTCTCCGAGAGTGCCGCGGAGACCTATATACCCCTGTTGAATACCTGCTACCGGCTGATTAAAGAGGGCATCTCACCGCAGTTCACCGTCGGTATTACTCCTGTGCTGGCAGAGCAGCTGGTGCAGCCCGCTTTCGCCGCCGAGTTCGAAGCCTGGCTCAAGGATAAAATTGCCGCTGCCGAGGTCAACCGCAAGGAGTTTCTCAGCGAGAAGAAGCTGGGCATGGCGGCGCTGGCGCAGTACTGGCATCAGTTTTTCACCAAAACTTTAACCGATTTTCGGGAAAGGTACCGCTCTGACATCATTGGGGCATTCCGTGACCTGCAGGACGCAGGGCACATCGAGATTTTGACCAGCGCCGCCACGCACGGCTATTTGCCGCTGCTGGGTACCGATGAGGCGGTGCAGGCGCAAATCAAGCAGGGCGTGCAGACCTACAAGCGGCTGTTCGGAAGGGCGCCGCGGGGCTTCTGGCTGCCGGAGTGCGCCTATCGCCCCCGCTATCGCTGGAACTACCCGGTGGATTTCGAAGGCAAGCCTTCGGAGCCCTGGCTGCGCAAAGGTGTCGAGGAGATTCTGGCGGAGAATGGCATCGAATACTTCTTCATCGACTCGCACCTTCTCAAAGGCGGCGAAGCGATAGGTGTGTATGCCGAACGGTTCAAACCCCTGCGTGAACTGTGGGAGCAGTTCAGCGTGCAGTACCGTGCCGAGGATACGGAGAAATCGCCCTATTACGTGTACCTGGTGAACTCCTCCGGTGAACCTAAGCCTCCGGTCGCCGTTTTCACCAGAGACCCTCGCACCGGCGTGCAGGTGTGGAGTGCCGATTCGGGCTATCCCGGCGACGAGTATTATCTGGAGTTCCACAAAAAGCAGCCACCGGGCGGCTTGCGCTACTGGCGCATCTCCCGTCCGAAGGATGACCTGGGCAAAAAACAGCCTTACGAGCTGGCGAAGGCGTTCGAGCGCATTCAGGAACACGCCAAACACTTCGTCGATCTTGCCCATGAAGTGCTCAGCGAACACGTGCAGTCCACCGGTAACAGCGGCATCATCACCGCCATGTATGATACCGAGCTGTATGGACACTGGTGGTTTGAAGGTCCCGAATGGCTGTACTGGGTGCGCAGGGGAATGGAGACACACCCCGAAATCCAGCCCATCACCTGTGGTAAGTACCTGCATCTTCATCCGCCGCAAACGGTGGTGCAGCTGCCCGAAGGCTCTTGGGGAGAAGGTGGCTACCACTGGGTGTGGCTGAACGAGTGGACAGAGTGGACATGGAAGCGTATCTATCCTGCCGAGCGGGAGATGGTGCGTCTGGCGCGCCAGTATGGTGATAATCCCAAAGTGCAGACCATCCTGAAACAAATTGCCAGAGAGCTGTTGCTCCTGCAGTCCTCCGACTGGCAGTTTCTCATCAGCACCTGGTCGGCGCGGGACTACGCCGAACTGCGCGCACAGTGGCACGCCGACCGCTTCCAGATGCTGGTGAACCTGCTGGAGCGAGTGGCGCGTGGCGAAGAGCCTACCCCCGAAGAGTGGGGCGCGCTGGGTGAGGCAGAAGAACGCGACAATATCTTTCCAGACATCGAGCCCAAATGGTGGGCACAACTGGAGTTCCCGCCGCACGAGTAA
- the pncA gene encoding bifunctional nicotinamidase/pyrazinamidase, producing the protein MADTALLIVDVQNDFCPGGALPVPEGDKVVPVLNSAIERFQQAGAPVIASRDWHPEKSTHFAAYGGQWPVHCVQNTRGAAFHPDLHLPEDAIIVSKGMGENEDAYSAFDARTADGTPLEDLLRAKGIKRLVVGGLATDYCVRASVLDALQRGFDALVLKDAVRGVDVQPGDSEKALQEMQSKGARLVSLEEVLL; encoded by the coding sequence ATGGCGGATACCGCTTTGCTGATAGTGGACGTACAAAACGACTTCTGCCCGGGAGGCGCGTTACCCGTGCCCGAGGGCGACAAAGTGGTGCCTGTACTGAACAGCGCCATCGAACGGTTCCAACAAGCGGGTGCTCCTGTCATCGCCTCGCGCGACTGGCATCCCGAAAAGAGCACACACTTCGCGGCGTACGGTGGACAGTGGCCAGTACACTGCGTGCAAAACACGCGGGGAGCGGCGTTTCACCCTGACCTGCATCTGCCGGAGGATGCCATCATCGTGTCTAAAGGAATGGGCGAGAACGAAGACGCTTACTCCGCCTTTGACGCGCGAACGGCGGATGGCACGCCGCTGGAAGACCTGTTGCGAGCGAAGGGCATTAAGCGGCTGGTGGTCGGGGGATTGGCAACCGATTACTGCGTGCGCGCCTCGGTACTGGATGCACTGCAGCGTGGGTTCGACGCGCTGGTTCTGAAGGACGCGGTGCGTGGCGTGGACGTGCAGCCGGGCGACAGCGAGAAAGCACTTCAGGAGATGCAAAGCAAAGGCGCGAGGCTGGTGAGCCTGGAGGAGGTCTTGCTGTAA
- a CDS encoding sensor domain-containing diguanylate cyclase, giving the protein MNISQLAVRLMLALAVLASSWYATPAQQLFTGVAGGVLLLVAVKPQSRLAAFLDVVAASVLQVYSPMWLPLSAWVIAVHRGYARSLAFLLIPAPFIYAWRADNLFVWWAVLFGMLWLYLGFTLAERTAYEEESDLMLPLPDALREQWEQEREAHRQLRYQYQELVGAHRQQMARHQLDRARLQVLQTAVTTKELDDFARQILFILRDATGAPEGALWLFDEYTSSLRLAHATTRQDMLSSVALSPSAQVTRLSPSDVGERLNHAVQSLGENTLTSVLHDEQGLVGAIALFGWQDVNDEALVRERLQQMRNTVCLAIRTAHYLRTLQQENRTLSALYEIGRLSAVSSSTEDAAKKFTSVVADLLSAPFVTLYLRNPDTGTLQVVASVGEPIRLMEEQPPEANEGIAGWIARRAQPLYLPHTSSEPRLIGYASRRVFASLIGAPLMVRGQAEAVLLAAHTTPGYFREHHLEQLVSAANHFAQVIEMSRLTRSVGLLALTDGLTGLFNRRYMDIRLEEEISRSQRYHRRFSLILADVDHFKQINDTWGHATGDLVLQGVSRLLVENLRETELVFRYGGEEFLVILPEAALAQATSVAQRLREVIERHPFQTVDGSSILHVTFSAGVAEYPTHGTDKSTLLAAADQALYLAKQRGRNRVELLPPAA; this is encoded by the coding sequence ATGAACATCTCTCAACTGGCTGTGCGTTTGATGCTCGCGCTGGCGGTACTGGCGTCGAGCTGGTATGCCACGCCTGCGCAACAGCTCTTTACTGGCGTGGCAGGAGGGGTATTGCTGCTTGTGGCGGTGAAGCCGCAAAGCAGGCTGGCAGCATTTCTGGATGTTGTGGCGGCGTCTGTCCTGCAGGTCTATTCCCCCATGTGGTTACCGCTCAGCGCCTGGGTCATCGCCGTGCACCGGGGTTACGCGCGTTCGTTGGCTTTTCTCTTGATCCCGGCTCCTTTCATCTATGCCTGGCGGGCGGACAACCTCTTTGTGTGGTGGGCAGTGCTGTTTGGGATGCTGTGGCTGTATCTTGGATTCACTCTGGCGGAACGAACCGCATATGAAGAAGAGAGCGACCTGATGCTGCCTTTACCCGATGCGTTGCGCGAGCAATGGGAGCAGGAGCGGGAGGCACACCGCCAGCTGAGGTATCAGTATCAGGAACTGGTTGGCGCCCATCGGCAGCAGATGGCACGGCACCAGCTGGACCGTGCGCGCCTGCAAGTCCTTCAAACCGCCGTCACCACGAAAGAGCTCGACGACTTTGCGCGTCAAATACTGTTTATCCTGCGAGATGCCACCGGTGCGCCGGAGGGCGCGCTGTGGCTTTTCGACGAATACACATCTTCTTTGCGCCTGGCTCACGCTACCACGAGGCAGGACATGCTGTCCAGTGTGGCTCTTTCTCCTTCCGCGCAGGTGACCAGACTATCTCCGTCGGATGTGGGAGAGCGGCTCAACCACGCCGTGCAGTCGCTTGGTGAGAACACGCTGACCTCTGTGCTGCATGACGAGCAGGGGCTCGTCGGAGCGATTGCGCTTTTCGGCTGGCAGGATGTGAACGATGAAGCCCTTGTTCGGGAACGCCTTCAACAGATGCGAAACACCGTGTGCCTTGCCATTCGCACCGCCCACTACCTGCGCACCTTACAGCAGGAAAACCGGACCCTGAGCGCTCTCTACGAGATAGGCAGGCTGTCTGCCGTTTCCTCATCGACAGAAGATGCCGCGAAAAAGTTCACGTCTGTGGTGGCAGACCTGCTATCCGCACCATTCGTCACCCTCTATCTTCGCAATCCAGATACAGGCACTCTTCAGGTGGTTGCTTCGGTAGGGGAACCCATTCGCCTGATGGAGGAACAGCCGCCGGAGGCGAACGAGGGGATAGCGGGATGGATTGCTCGCCGAGCCCAACCCCTCTATCTGCCGCACACCTCGTCAGAACCGAGGCTGATTGGATATGCTTCCAGAAGGGTGTTCGCCAGCCTGATCGGAGCACCCCTGATGGTGCGTGGACAGGCGGAAGCCGTGTTGCTGGCAGCACACACCACGCCGGGTTATTTCCGTGAGCATCACCTGGAGCAGCTTGTATCTGCTGCCAACCACTTTGCGCAGGTCATCGAGATGTCACGGCTTACCCGCTCGGTAGGGCTACTGGCGCTGACGGATGGTTTGACCGGGCTGTTCAACCGCAGATACATGGACATTCGGCTGGAGGAGGAGATCAGCCGCAGTCAACGATATCACAGACGTTTCAGCCTGATACTGGCAGACGTAGACCATTTCAAGCAAATCAACGACACCTGGGGACACGCGACGGGAGACCTTGTGCTTCAGGGGGTCAGCCGATTGCTGGTGGAAAACCTGCGTGAGACCGAGCTGGTCTTCCGGTATGGAGGCGAAGAGTTTTTGGTGATTTTGCCTGAGGCCGCGCTGGCGCAGGCAACTTCGGTAGCGCAACGGTTGCGCGAAGTGATAGAAAGGCATCCCTTCCAGACCGTAGACGGTTCGTCCATTCTCCATGTAACTTTCAGCGCGGGAGTAGCAGAATACCCCACCCATGGCACCGATAAGAGCACCCTGCTTGCCGCCGCCGATCAGGCACTGTATCTGGCGAAACAGCGAGGCAGAAACCGGGTGGAGCTGCTGCCTCCCGCTGCCTGA
- the ftcD gene encoding glutamate formimidoyltransferase, with amino-acid sequence MRRVIECVPNFSEGRNGDTIHALTQAVREVPGVRLVNVSADPDHHRTVLTFLGEPDAVAEAAFRCAQVAVERIDLRSHQGVHPRIGAIDVMPFIPLRNVPMSDCAHIARETGYRIANDLQVPVYFYEHAALPGRPADLPTIRRGGFERWAGRALTGDRAPDAGPAFLHPTAGAAIVGARGPLIAFNINLNTDRVEVAQHIARTIRHERERIPQLAGVRALGLFLASRGVAQVSLNLTQPEQSPLWWVLDYVRRLADEQGARVMETELIGVAPASAIAGVAAHCLQNPALNEEHILDLWLDPEWNP; translated from the coding sequence ATGCGACGGGTGATCGAATGTGTGCCCAATTTCAGCGAAGGGCGCAACGGTGATACCATCCATGCGCTGACACAGGCGGTACGTGAAGTGCCCGGCGTTCGGCTGGTGAATGTATCGGCAGACCCCGACCATCATCGCACGGTGCTGACCTTTTTGGGCGAGCCAGACGCAGTCGCAGAAGCCGCTTTTCGCTGTGCACAGGTAGCCGTAGAGCGTATCGACCTGCGTTCTCATCAGGGGGTGCACCCCCGCATCGGTGCGATAGACGTGATGCCCTTTATCCCACTCCGAAACGTGCCGATGTCGGACTGTGCGCACATCGCCCGTGAAACGGGATACCGCATTGCAAACGACCTGCAGGTACCGGTGTATTTCTACGAACACGCCGCATTGCCCGGCAGACCTGCGGACCTGCCGACCATCCGTCGCGGGGGGTTCGAAAGATGGGCAGGGCGCGCGCTGACCGGCGACCGTGCACCGGATGCAGGTCCCGCGTTCCTGCACCCCACAGCGGGAGCGGCAATCGTGGGCGCGCGCGGACCTCTGATTGCGTTCAACATTAACCTCAACACCGACCGTGTAGAGGTAGCACAGCACATCGCACGCACCATCCGCCATGAACGTGAGCGCATTCCCCAGCTGGCGGGAGTGCGGGCACTGGGGTTGTTTCTCGCTTCGCGAGGCGTTGCGCAGGTATCGTTGAATCTCACACAGCCTGAACAGAGCCCGTTATGGTGGGTGCTGGATTATGTACGGAGGCTGGCAGACGAGCAAGGTGCGCGGGTCATGGAAACGGAGCTGATAGGCGTTGCACCGGCGTCTGCAATCGCCGGAGTGGCAGCTCACTGCCTGCAGAACCCTGCGCTCAACGAGGAGCATATTCTGGACCTCTGGCTGGACCCTGAATGGAACCCATGA